The genome window CGAGATGAACAAATGGACCGCAACGCCGGATTCATAACGATGCCGATGCGGCTGGGTCCCTCCGGCAGCCGCAACCTCTACTCATTGCTGCTCGCCGGTGCCGAGATTATTCCGCTCCTGCTCCTGTTCACCGGACTCCTGCAATGGCCGGTTCTTCTCCCACTGCTCAGCCTCCCGCCGGCAATACGACTGGGACGGATGGTCCAAACAGCTCGTCGGCCTTCCATAGACCTGAAAACCGGCCCTCAGCAAACGGCTCAGGTTTATATGATATACGGCAGCCTGATGGCCGTCGGGCTGGCTCTTTGCCGCTAAAAGATCCTGAATCAGGAAAGCAGGTCCGGACGGCGATCCCCCGTACGTTTCTCGGCCTGACCCCGACGCCATTCTGCAATAGATCCATGATCACCAGACAGCAGTTCTTGCGGAACTTTCATTCCCCGAAAATCGGCGGGACGGGTGTATTGAGGGCCCTCCAGCAGCGGCTCTGAAAAGGACTCCGACTCCGTGGCCCCCTCTCCCCCCAGCACATCCGGGCGAAGCCGGACCACCGCATCAATAACAACCGCGGCAGAAAGCACGCCGTTGGTCAGCACATAATCTCCGATCGAAATCTCTTCGTCGACCAGTACCTCGCGCACACGTTCATCAACCCCCTCGTAATGTCCGCAAATAAAAATCAGATGCTCCTCTTTGGAAAGAGCCTGCGCGCGCGCCTGCTTAAACGGCGCCCCCTGGGGACACATTAGAATGACTCGGCAGTTTTCGGTGCGCAACGATTCAACCGCCTTAAAAATCGGCTCCGGCTTCATCACCATACCGGGACCGCCGCCGAAGGGACGATCGTCCGTTTTGCGATGCTTGTCTTCGGCAAAATCACGCAGATTGACGAGGTTAAATTCAACATGACCTGCCTCCGCCGCACGCTTCATCATGCTCTGGCCAAGAAACCCTTCGAGCATTTCCGGAAAAATAGTGATGACATCAATTCTCATAACAAAAAAAGCGGCCTTTCGGCCGCTTTTATACCACAGAGTGGCTGCTTATTCCACCACTTCGAGCATTGCCCGGCGGCCCTCACGTGCAGCGATCGCTCCGAGGAGAGTCCGCATTGCACCGACGGTTTTTCCGCTGCGCCCGATCACTTTACCAATATCTTTGGTGTGACAGCGCAGTTCATAAACAACGCTTTTATCACCTTTGATTTCGGTAATCTTGACGTGGCGAGGATGGTCCACAAGTGCGGTGACCATCTGCTTAACCAGTTTTTTCATAATCAGGACTCCTGTTTTTCAGGAGCTTCCTCTGCTGCGACCTCTTCGGCAGCAGCGTCGGCAGACTCCTCAGCAGGAGCTTCTTCAGCAACCGGCTCCGGTTTTTCAACAGTTTCCGGAACAGCTTCGATCAAAGCCTGAGTGTCAACCTGCTTTTCTTCCGGAGCAGAACCCGGTTCCACACCTTCGCCGGCGCGGGCTTTTTTGATCAGGCTTTTAGCGGTGGCAGACATCTGCGCGCCGGTTCCGAGCCAGTGGTCAACACGATCAACCTTAACGCTGAAATTTTTATCAGCCTGTTTGGGGTCATACCAGCCCAGCACTTCGAGGTAACGGCCGGTGGTTGCAAAACGCGAGTCAGCAACAACCAGACGATAGAAGGGGTTGTTGCGGGCGCCCATGCGACGTAAACGAATTTTTGTAGCCATAGTTTTTGTTTCTCCAGTCCAGATTTGCAGGCCTACACCTGCCGAAAGGGTGCACTATTTATAGGTTTTCCACCCCCGCATCAACCTTTTTGTTCTCTTTTTCGGATAACCGGATTTCCAAGGTCCGAAAAAAAGCAGTATTCTGCCCCCCCAATGTTACAAAGAACAATACTCCACGTGGATATGGACGCCTTCTTCGCGGCGATCGAACAGCACGACCGTCCGGAGCTCAAAGGGCTTCCGGTTGTCGTCGGCTCTCCGCGCGACCGGCGCGGCGTGGTTTCCACCTGTTCCTATGAGGCGCGCAAATACGGCATCCACTCTGCCATGCCTTCTCGCACCGCCGCACAGCGCTGCCCGCAGGCCGTTTTCCTGCCGGTGCGCATGGCACGCTACCAGGAAGTGTCCCGCCAGATCATGCAGGTTTTCGAAAACTTCACCCCGTACGTCCAACCCCTTTCGTGCGACGAAGCCTTCCTCGATGTCACCGGCGCCATCCGTCTCTTTGGCGACGGACCGACAATCGCAAAAAAAATCAAAGCTGCCATTCTGGAGCAAACCGGCCTCACCTGCTCCATCGGCGTCGCCCCGAACCCCTTTCTCGCAAAAATCGCCAGCGACATGAATAAACCCGACGGGCTCACCGTCGTCCCCTTCTCCGAAAAACTCATTCCAGCCTTTCTGGCCCCTCTGCCAATCAAACGCATGTGGGGCGCAGGCGGAAAAACACAGGCCATTCTAAAATCACACAACATCCACACCATCGGCGATCTGCAGAAAACGGATCCGCAGCAGCTCGCCAAATGGATCGGCGAAAACGCCGCGTCCTCTTTCCGCCGCCGCGCCTTCGGCATCGATGAACGCCCTATCGAAACCGACACCGAAGAAAAAAGCATCTCCAACGAAATCACCTTCCCGGAAGACACCGCCAACGCCGACCAGATTGAACAGTGTCTGCTCGATCTGGCTGATAAAGTCGGCCGCCGCCTGCGCAAGGCCGGTTATTACGCCGCCACAGCCCAGATCAAAGTTCGCTGGAAGGATTTTTCCACCATCACCCGCCAGCGGCGGCTCGACCCCGTCTGCTGCGACGACATCACCCTGCGTGAAACCGCCATGGAACTTCTGAAAAAAGAAGGGCTGCACTCCCCTGTGCGCCTGATCGGCTTCGGCGTAAGCGGCCTGCGCGAAACCGCGGACTCCCCGCAGCTCGACCTTTTCCAAAGCCCGGAAAAACAAACCTCTAAAAAACGAGAAGCGCTCAGCCGCGCCGTCGACGCCGTCCGCAGCAAATTTGGAACAAACAGCCTTCGCCGCGGCTCATCGATTGAAAGCAGAAAGCTTGATCCTTGAAACAAGGGTAAAGCGGTGTACCTTTAATGCCATGCAAAAACGAACACTTGGGAAAACAGGCGCAGAACTCTCCGTCATCGGCTTTGGCGGCATCGTCGTTACAAATGTCTCCCCCGCCGAAGCCGACCGATATGTTGGAGAGGCAATCGATCGCGGAATCAACTACTTTGACGTCGCTCCGCAATACGGCAATGCCGAAGAGCGGCTCGGCCCTGCGCTCAAACCGTATCGGGATGAGGTTTTTCTGGCCTGCAAAACCGAAAAACGAGATGCAGCCGGAGCCCGGAGTGCGCTGGAAAACTCACTCAAACTTCTCAAAACCGACTATTTTGATCTCTATCAGTTTCACGGGGTTCCATCCGTTGAAGATGCAGAGCAGATTCTCGCACCCGGCGGCGCACTCGAAACCGCACTGAAAGCACAGAAAGAAGGGCTGATCCGTCACATCGGCTTTTCCGCTCACTCTCAGGAAGCCGCCCTGCTTTTGCTCAATTCCTTTGATTTCACGAGCGTGCTGTTCCCGGTCAACTTCCGCTGCTGGATCGACGGCGGCTTCGGCCCGAAGCTCATCCAGAAAGCCCGGGAAAAAGAGGTCGGCATTCTCGCACTCAAAGCTCTGGCCAACCGACCGCTTGAGGAGGGAGAACAAAAGAAATGGACGAAGTGCTGGTATGTTCCGATCGACACACTGGACGAAGCCATCCCGGCATTGGGATTTACACTGTCCCTGCCGGTCACAGCGGCGGTTGCGCCGGGACATATTGAACTGCTCCGGCTGGCGTGCGATGCACTGGACGCGCTGGGGGAACCACCTTGGGACACAGCGCCGTCTACAGACGACAGCAAGCCGATCTTCTCAGCCGAATAAGTTTCATTTAAACGACGCAGCACGTTGCAGCACCTCCATCAATGAACAGTAACTTTCATCTTCCTCTGTGCTGCCCCGTCTGCGCCGAACCATTGCAACAGGACAAGCGAACCTTTCGCTGTTCCAGCAACCACTGCTTTGACACAGCTAAAGAAGGATACCTGAACCTGCTGCTCAGTCATCAGCGCCGATCCGCTGATCCCGGCGACGGCAAAATGATGATCCAGGCGCGCAGACGTTTTTTCGAATCTGGAGCCTACAATCCGCTCATCGGTCTGATTCATCAAAACACCTCCTTCGGAACGATTCTTGATGCAGGTTGCGGAGAAGGCGCCCTTTCCGGAAATCTCCCCGGAACGGTCATTGGAATGGACATTTCCAAAGAAGCCGTGCGCGCGGCCGCCAAACGCTATAAACCGGCGACGTGGATTGTTGCCAATACGATGCGACCGCTCCCCTTCGCGGACCAGTCGTTCGACACCATTCTAAGCGTACTGGCGCCCCGCAACATCGACGAATTTGCCCGCATTCTGAAATCCGATGGGCAACTGCTGATTGGCGTCCCCGGCCCGAACCATTTAATCGAACTGCGGTCTCAACTGAACATTGGAACCGCCGGTTTCGAAGAGAAGGCAGATGAAGCTGCAGGCAAATGCGCGCCCCAATTCAAGGAAACCGACCGAACGCCTTTGACCTATCAAATGCAGCTCAACCGGCAACAGATCAATGACCTGATTCAGATGACTCCCATCTTCTGGAATTCGGGCCCAGAGGCGAAAGAGCACATCGGTCAGCTGAATGAGCTGAACATCACCGTCAGCTTTGTGCTTTTAACCCTGCGACAATCCGATCCAGGCCAGACAGGTCTTTAACGATCCGAACCTGCTCGAACCCGGCGTTTTCCAAACATTGGAAAACCGCTTCGCCCTGATCATATCCGATTTCCAGGAAAATCCCTCCGCCCGGCTTCAGAACCCGCATGGCCTGCCCGGACAGCGGACGAATCAGGTCCAGCCCGTCTTCTCCTCCATCAAGCGCCAGCATCGGCTCATAATCCTTCACCGACGCATCCAGCGTTTTACAGACATTGGAAAGAATGTACGGAGGATTCGAAACCACCACGTCAAAACATCCGGCATCAAACCCGTCGAGCAGATTGTTTTCCAAACATTGGAAACGGTCTGCCGGGCCGAGACGTTCCGCGTTCTCTTTAGTCAGCGCCAGCGCATCCGGCGAAATATCAATTGCGGTCACCTCAGCATCCGGCAGTTCATGCGCCAGCGCAAGACCGATGCAACCGGTTCCGGCGCAGACATCGACTATTCGTACAGAGCCTGGACTTTGAACCGCAAACTTCAGGACTTCCTCAACCAGAAGCTCTGTCTCCGGACGGGGAATAAGTGCACGACGATCACATCGTATTTCCAACCCTCGGAAATCGACGTGACCGATAATGTACTGGATCGGCTCGCCCTGCTCCGCGCGGACGATCAGAGGATCCAGCTTCGCCGCCTGTTCCAGCGACATCTCCCCAAAATAAATCTCGAGCGGTTTGCAGCCGAGCACATGCGCAGCCAGTTCTTCAACGGCCCGCTTCGGGTTGCCGCTGCCCGCTGCCGCCAGCCTTAACTCCAGACTCTTGAAATCTATTTTCACAATACCTCAACCACCTGAACCGTTTCACCGATCAGCACCAGCGCCGCCGAAACCGCGTCGCCCGGATGCATTTTTCCAACCGCCTCTTTGTAGGCCGCCAGCTGCGGGCCGTAGGTTTCCAGCGCATGTTCCGGTGTATCGTTTGAAAATTTATAATCGAGAATTTTCCAGGCATTGGAAAACTGCGCCAGCAGATCGATCGATCCATCGAGAATTAAATCGTCACGCTTCAGCACAAAGGGATGCTCTGCAAACAGCGCTTCGCCCCCCGCCGTTTCTTTTTCCAACACCTCCCGAACCGCTTCCAGTTTATCAACCAGCTCTTTCGACTGCTCAAAACCATTCCCAAACAGCTCCACCAATTCAACAACATCACCAACCCACCGATTCTTTGCCAACTCTTCCAGCACAGCATGACCGATGGTTCCGAACGCCCGTCGGTCGCCGGATGGCGTCAGGCTTTGACCGGTAGGCTTGAGATGTTCAACCAGAGCCGTTACGGGTTTCCGATCAAACCCTTTCGGGATTTCCAAGGGCTGAAAAACGACTTCATCTTTCGAATTTCGAGCTTCAAGCTTCCTCGTCTCACACTCCGGAATTTCTGCATAGCTCAATCGTTTCAAAACCGACGAATCAGCACTTTCCAGAAACTTTTCCGACAGCTTCATCCAGCCCGCCACCCGGGACGTCCCTGCGCCGGACAAAACGACCAGATCGCGCGCGCGGGTCATCGCAACGTAAAAAACGTTAACCGACTCTTTCTCGCGAACGGCTTTATCATCGGCGCGCGCGGCATTCCATCCGGGACTCTTTACATCGCCACCGTCAATCCCGCCCAGTTTCAGCTCCAGCGTACTGTCTTTGGAAAACAGAGCGAAGCCTTTGTCGGTCTGCTCGCCGAAACTGATGTCCGGCACAAAACAGATCCGTTTAGTCAGCCCCTTGGCTCCGTGAACCGTCATGATCGTCACGGCGTTCTGCTGCGGATCGGGCAGAAGTGCTTCGGCAGCTCCGCTCTTCGGCGGTTCTTTAATCGCCCGCTCAAACCGCCGCACCACATCTCCGAGAAGAACCTGCCCGCCGCGCTCGATCGCGCGCAGCCAGTCGAGCGCCTTTTTAAAATTGGCCAGCATCTGCTCCCCGCCGGTCTGCCCGGCCAGATAAGCATCGAATGCTGTTTCCCGCACAACTTCCCGGACCAGTTGCGAAGCCAGCTTGCTGCCGGACTGTTCGCGATAGCGCAACAGCAGCTTTGCCCGTTCGGTTTCAAAAAACTGAGTTCTGAGAACTGCGCGATCGAAGGTTTTCCCATCCCAGCCGAGCTGAACGATTTCGTCATCAGGCAGATTCATAAACGGCGAACGCAGAAAGCCGACCAGTGCCAAATCATTCTGTGGCTGCGTAACGGCCTGCAGGAACAGGAGCAGGTCGCGCACTTCCTGCTGCTCAAACAACGCCCGGCCTTTCCCTCCACTGGTGGAAGGAACTCCTGCATCGCGCAGTGCCTTTTCCAGTGCGGCCTGATGCGTCGACCGCTTCAGCAGAATCAGAATATCGCTGTATCGGACCGGAGTTCCTTCCGAAAATTCGCGTCCATCATGACCAAACGCCGGTCGCCATTCTTCACCGCCATTAACCAGCAATTGGATGCGCCGCGCAACCGCAGCCATTTCATCGTCGCTGCCCTGTTCCTCATCGTCCGCAGCCAAAAATTCGACGCACGGCTTTTCGTCCTGCAAAGTGCCCAGCGGTTCCAGCGCATCGTAGGATGCGTAAAGTCCTTCAAACAGCTCATTGACCGCATCGATCACCCGGTCTTTGCTGCGATAGCTTTTTTTGAGCGGAACGGTTGCGTACTCCCCGCGCTGCGCCATCCAGCTTTCCAGATCCGGCATCACATCCGGGTCGGCGCTGCGCCATGCATAAATCGACTGCTTCCGGTCGCCGCAAATCACCAGATTCGAGTCTGCACGCCACAATGCTTCAATGACTTCACACTGCACGCGAGACGTATCCTGAACTTCATCGACAATAATCCATTCAAAGTCCGGAGCCTCAACCCGATTGCTTTTCAGAAGGTCGCGAACCATCAGCAGCTGATCGCCGAAGTCGACAGCGTCCCGCGCACGCTTGGCCGCCGCAAAACTGTTGGCACAGCGCCCCAGACAGCGGGCAAACGACTGAAAGTTTCCAAAATTATCTGCATACTGCGATTCCGTCTGATAGCGGTCTTTGAGTTCAAAAAGCTCATCGGACAAATGCTTTACCGCCTTGATCCGACCAAACTTTTTCAAACCGTCCAATCCGTGGGGGAAATTGGCCAGACATTGTTTCAGAGCATCCACCGCATCCAGCACCGTTTTCTGAGACAAACCTGACGCTGTCAATTCATCATAGATCTTTTGGAAATCGGCGATCCCAATGGTTTCCGCCGGAACCGGGAGCATCGCTTCGGCACTTGATAAATCCAGTCCGCGCGAGTCGGCTTTTTCGAGCAGCATGCGAATCGTGCCGATCACGCTGTATTCACTGCCGCCGAGCACGGAAACGCCATTGCAGAAAGCCCGAAAATCGGCGTCGGTTTCCAAGGCCTGGAAAATTTCAGCTGTAAGGACTTGATCGAGCAGCTCGTCGCGCTCTTCATCTTCCAGGGTTTGGAAAACCGGCGACAGGCCCAGTTCCAACGCATGCTCTCGAAGCAGTCCGGCACAAAAAGCGTGGATCGTTGAAATGTTTGCGGCCGGCAGATGCCGCAACACACTGCGGGCGAGATCCGACTGATCGACATCAGCCGACTCTTCCGCCGCAATCATTTTTGCCGCGACCCGTTCACGCAGCTCGGCGGCGGCGTTGTCGGTAAAAGTCATCAGCAGGATTTTTTCCGGCGGAACCGGCGAACGGTTTTCCGGAAGATGAGGATGATCTCCGCCCAGCACCAATGCGCCATAGAGCTCGGTAACCTGCCAGGTCTTTCCCGTTCCCGCCGATGCATTGAAAATCATATTCATTCCGCGCAGTATGCCGAGAAACGGGCAGAATTAAAACCAATGACACAAAAAAAGCGGAACGACTCACAAAACAACAAAACAACAAAACAACGAAGGGGTGTATCGCTTGATCATAATAAGTAACCCTCCGAATTATGTTTATTTGTCGCCAAGCACCCCGATATGGGGAGTAAACCGATAAAAAGAAACTAAATTTAATACAAATATATTGTAAATCTTGCTCTCAAGGAGGTTTTGAGTAGTGTATGCGGAGAAAAAGCGTATACGCATAATTAATATGTTGTGCACACAAAAGGATGAAATATGGAAAAGGATTTTTATACCTCAGAAGTTGATCCTGTGATTTTGAAACAACGCGGAGATTACATCTCCGAGAGATGGACTCAATTACACGAGGTCTCAACCAAAGCTGCGGATGAAACCAAAAAATTTCTATTCATAGTCAATGCTGGCGGCGCTGTAGCAGTCCTAAGTTTTATTGGAGTAAATGAAACATCCGATATAGCACTGGGAGCAAAATCGGCATTGATACTTTTTTGTTTAGGAGTCGTTTCCGTAGGTATATTGCATGCTCGGATAACTCACCGACTCTATGATTTGTTTACTGATTGGAGAGAGAATTGCTCCAAGTATTGGAATCAAGAAATTGGATACACCCAGCTGACAACAGAAGATGAGAAGAAAACAGATTCAGATAAATGTGAATTTGTTATTGGATATATTTCTGCAGCGTTTTTTCTCGCAGGCTTGATAGTCGGTGGAGTCACGTTGCTAAACTAAATAAGGAGCGTAATCATGGGCAATCCAACACCACCAAAAGGGCCTTCTCATGGAGATAAAAGTAGTGTCCCAAACAGGCCGCCACCGCCCCCACCACCGCCGCCGCCACAAAAAAAGTAGCACAACAATCGGTGACCTGCCCCCGTCGATTGGACCACTGAGCCTCTAAAATACGGCTTCTAATAGTTGCTGTGTTCTCTGGGTTCCCTCCCTCCTCCGGAGGAGGGAGGGAAGCGCGGACGCCTCCATCCACGCACCTATATATTCCGTCGGAGTCTTGTTATCAAGCGACTTATGCGGTCGCTGCTCATTGTAATCTTTTTTCCATGCTGCGAGTTTATCACGGGCATCGTCCACTCCGAAGAAAAGCTCCACATTCAAACATTCATCCCTCAACTTTCCGTTGAAGCTTTCGATGTATCCATTTTCGGTCGGCTTACCCGGTCGGATAAACTCCATGGCGACCTCATGATGATATGTCCAGGCATCCATCGACCTGGAGTAAAACTCGCTTCCGTTGTCCACACGAATGCTTTTGGGATAACCGCGTTGATTAGCCACTCCGTTCAGACAAGACGCGACCTTTTCACCGGTGATGGATCGGTCAGCATATAGCGCCAGGCATTCCCGACTAAAGTTATCGACTACCGTCAGTATCCTGAAGTGACGCCCGTCCTCGGTGCGATCCATCACAAAGTCCATACTCCATTGCTCGTTGGGCCCGGCAGCCTGCTCAAGAGGAACACGAGGCCGGTTCGCCAACTTTTTACGGGGTTTCGTGCGAACGGCAAGGTTTTCCTCCATGTAGACCCGATAGACTCTTTTGTGATTAATCTCCCATCCTTCCCGGCGCAACAGAACATGAATGCGCCGGTAACCGAACCGGACACGTTTAGCGGCCAGTTCCTTAATCCGCAGACGAAGCGCCTCATCGTCCCGAGGCTTCGCTTTGTAGAAAAAGGTGGTCCGGCTTAACTCAAAAAGCCCGCACGCCCGGCGGCCCGAGAGTCCGTATGCATCACATGCCCCCTCGGCCAGTTCGCGCTTCCGTGCAGGCTTCAGAGCTTTTTTGCAATGACCTCCTGCAAGATGTGCTTGTCCAGACTCAGGTCGGCTACGAGCTGCTTCAACTTGCGGTTTTCATCACGTAACATGCGTAACTCCCGCACCTCGCTTACTCCAAGCCCCTTGTACTTCTTGCGCCAGTTGTAAAACGTGGCCTCACTGACTCCCATCGACCGGCATAGTTCGGCTATCTTCTCGCCGTTCTCCGCCTGCTTCAGGGCATATACGATCTGTTCCTCTGTGTATCTCTTCCGCTTCATTCGTCCTCCTTATCATGAGGTTAAACGAAGCCGAATCCTAAAGTATCAACTGGTCCAGTTTTCGGGGTGAACGTCATCGGTTTCACTCTATCGCCGCCTCCGGCGGCTCAGAGTGAGCCGTGACGTTCATATGGCTGAAGCTTTGTCAACAAGGCAAAAAAAGTTCAGACCCACATTTCCCAATGTTTGGGAAAGGGTCTTCCGATCGTTCCCGGGGCCGGAAGAGCGCACGCAGGGTGAGCGGTTGTTTCCGCATGCAGGGTATGCTCATATCCGTGGACTGGGTACCACATTTTCTTTGATCACCGCGGCCTTGTTCTTTGTCTGGGTGGCGAGCACTCACCGTTGCCCCGTCAGGCATTCATGGCTTAGCTCATAACGTTCATCAAGTACCGGCCTCTGCAACTCTCGTTTCCGTACCCCCGGGTTCGATTCTGGAAAAAGTTTTATCCGACGATCTTCGCCAGATCCCAAATATATGAGGAGAGTTCACGGGCAACGGCAACCCGGATTTTGTTCGGGTGCATTCCCCGGAAGATCAGTTTATTCCAGCGTTTGTTTAATCGATTCTGGGCATGCCAGCTGATGATTTTCACCTCCCGAGAAAGCCCTTCCTGACGCACGGAGAGTCCTTTGGCTATTTTGGGCGGCTTTCGATAATGCTCGGCTGATTCAACCAGCATCCAACGCGCGTGAGAGTTGCCGCACTTGGTAATGGAGCCCTGTCGTCTTCGGCCACCGGAGGAGTCCTCCGATGGAACCAGCCCGAGATAGGCCATTAGCTGTTTGGGATGTTCGAATCGACCAAAGTGTCCGATTTCGCTGACGATCACCATCGCCGCTGTTCGTTTAAAACCCTTGAACCCCATTAGAGCTTCGACCAGTGGCTTGCGAGACCAGGTCTGTAAAAGGGCTTCCATCTGCCCGTCAATGCGTTCGACCTGTTTGACTGCAAAATCGATCCGTTGAAGATACTCTTCCAGAACCACTTTTTGCGCTGGATCGGCCAGTACAAGTTCCCGCAGGTAACGCATGTGCGGCTCGCCCCAATGAGCTTTCCCTTTGTAGCGGTATCCATTCCGAAGCAAAAAGGAGAGCAGCTGTTTCTTCGTCCGGGCCATGGAGTTGACCGCATCGGTTCGTCCCCGGCATACATCGCGGATCACCTCGTCTTCGACGGAAGGAATATGAATGCCTTCCAACTCGCCGGCACGATAGAGCCGTGCGAGCTTGCGGGCGTCGCGTCGGTCCGTCTTGACCCGATCGCCGGACTGCGTCGGAATCTTCGACGGCGCAACCACAATGCACTCAAACCCCAGTTTAATAAGACGTCTTGCCAGTACGAACCCTGTCGGTCCCGCCTCGTAGCACAGCGCCATATCCTCCTTCGCCAGCTCATACTTTTTCATGATCCGCCGCAGCACTGCCTCAAACGCTTTCAAATCAGCCGTCGTCTTCCCATACATCTCCGGCGCTTCCGTACCCGAAAAGGCTAACGCAAGAACATTTGATTCTTTGTGCGCATCGATTCCTATGTATAGGTAGTGTCCAGAATCTTTCGCACTTTCGTTTTGGAGTTCTCCATAAATTCTGTTGTTCGGGGCGGCCTCTGGGCTTCGGGCCAACGAGAATGGGTCATATAACTCGTCGGAGTTGGGTCGAAGCCCGAGGCCGCCTATGCGGCATTCTTCTTGAGTTGTTCCAGTTCGTAGAGTCGGGTCATGTTCAGGTAGCGGCGCGTCCCCCATTTGGTGCCTGCGATGTGGCGTAGACGAGCTGCGACCAGCATCAGCGCGGACTGTCCGTCAGGAAAGCTGCCGACTACGCGGGTACGTCGCCGGATCTCGCGCATAATCCGCTCCAACGGATTGTTGGTGCGGATGCGCCGCCAATGCTCCTCGGGATAGCTCATATAGCTCAGTGTTTCGTCTACGGTTCGTTGCACGTGATCGGCCGCTTTGTTCAGCTTCATGCCTTTTAGCTTTTCTACGACTGCCTGAGCCTTTTCCAAGGCCGCTTCGCGGTCTTCCTGGGCATGAATTGCTTTGAGCATGGCAGCGACTGCTTTGACTTTCTGGCGCGGTACATTCTGGAAGATGTTGCGGTACCAGTGAACCACGCAACGTTGCCAGTCGGCGGATGGATAAACCTCGGCGACCGATTCCACCAACCCAAGGCATTTATCGCTGACGATCAAGCGAACCCCTTTGAGCCCCCGCTCCTTCAGATCGCGCAAGAATGCTTGCCATCCGGCCTTGTCTTCCTTCTCGCCTTCGGCGGCACCAAGAATCTCTCGATAGCCTTCCGCATTGACTCCAATAGCGACCAGAACCGATACGTTCTTCACTTCGCCGCCCCAGCTGCGCTTCAGGCAGATCCCGTCGAGATAGACGTACGGATACTCGCCATCAATCGGGCGTGTCCGCCACTTCTCGATGCGTTCATAAACTTTTTGGTTCAGGTTACTGACCGTTCCCGGGCTGACTCGCGTGCCCCACAGTGCCTGCGTAATATCTTCAACACGGCGAACCGACACCCCGGCCAGATACATCTCCATCAACGCTTCTTCGACGGAGCTTTCACGACGACGATAGCGTTCAATGATCTGTGTCTCAAAGGGAATGCTGCGAAGCTTGGGTACTTTGAGCTTCACACTGCCGGCTTGTGTCTCCAGTCCACGCTCGTAATGGCCCGCACGAGAATCCACCCGATCCGGGCTTCGCTCATAGCGTTTTGCTCCGCACAGGGTATCCGCTTCGGCATCCAGCAGGCCGT of Tichowtungia aerotolerans contains these proteins:
- a CDS encoding UvrD-helicase domain-containing protein, with the protein product MIFNASAGTGKTWQVTELYGALVLGGDHPHLPENRSPVPPEKILLMTFTDNAAAELRERVAAKMIAAEESADVDQSDLARSVLRHLPAANISTIHAFCAGLLREHALELGLSPVFQTLEDEERDELLDQVLTAEIFQALETDADFRAFCNGVSVLGGSEYSVIGTIRMLLEKADSRGLDLSSAEAMLPVPAETIGIADFQKIYDELTASGLSQKTVLDAVDALKQCLANFPHGLDGLKKFGRIKAVKHLSDELFELKDRYQTESQYADNFGNFQSFARCLGRCANSFAAAKRARDAVDFGDQLLMVRDLLKSNRVEAPDFEWIIVDEVQDTSRVQCEVIEALWRADSNLVICGDRKQSIYAWRSADPDVMPDLESWMAQRGEYATVPLKKSYRSKDRVIDAVNELFEGLYASYDALEPLGTLQDEKPCVEFLAADDEEQGSDDEMAAVARRIQLLVNGGEEWRPAFGHDGREFSEGTPVRYSDILILLKRSTHQAALEKALRDAGVPSTSGGKGRALFEQQEVRDLLLFLQAVTQPQNDLALVGFLRSPFMNLPDDEIVQLGWDGKTFDRAVLRTQFFETERAKLLLRYREQSGSKLASQLVREVVRETAFDAYLAGQTGGEQMLANFKKALDWLRAIERGGQVLLGDVVRRFERAIKEPPKSGAAEALLPDPQQNAVTIMTVHGAKGLTKRICFVPDISFGEQTDKGFALFSKDSTLELKLGGIDGGDVKSPGWNAARADDKAVREKESVNVFYVAMTRARDLVVLSGAGTSRVAGWMKLSEKFLESADSSVLKRLSYAEIPECETRKLEARNSKDEVVFQPLEIPKGFDRKPVTALVEHLKPTGQSLTPSGDRRAFGTIGHAVLEELAKNRWVGDVVELVELFGNGFEQSKELVDKLEAVREVLEKETAGGEALFAEHPFVLKRDDLILDGSIDLLAQFSNAWKILDYKFSNDTPEHALETYGPQLAAYKEAVGKMHPGDAVSAALVLIGETVQVVEVL
- a CDS encoding IS3 family transposase (programmed frameshift), which translates into the protein MKRKRYTEEQIVYALKQAENGEKIAELCRSMGVSEATFYNWRKKYKGLGVSEVRELRMLRDENRKLKQLVADLSLDKHILQEVIAKKALKPARKRELAEGACDAYGLSGRRACGLFELSRTTFFYKAKPRDDEALRLRIKELAAKRVRFGYRRIHVLLRREGWEINHKRVYRVYMEENLAVRTKPRKKLANRPRVPLEQAAGPNEQWSMDFVMDRTEDGRHFRILTVVDNFSRECLALYADRSITGEKVASCLNGVANQRGYPKSIRVDNGSEFYSRSMDAWTYHHEVAMEFIRPGKPTENGYIESFNGKLRDECLNVELFFGVDDARDKLAAWKKDYNEQRPHKSLDNKTPTEYIGAWMEASALPSLLRRREGTQRTQQLLEAVF
- a CDS encoding IS110 family RNA-guided transposase, whose amino-acid sequence is MGDAPLPEHDPTLRTGTTQEECRIGGLGLRPNSDELYDPFSLARSPEAAPNNRIYGELQNESAKDSGHYLYIGIDAHKESNVLALAFSGTEAPEMYGKTTADLKAFEAVLRRIMKKYELAKEDMALCYEAGPTGFVLARRLIKLGFECIVVAPSKIPTQSGDRVKTDRRDARKLARLYRAGELEGIHIPSVEDEVIRDVCRGRTDAVNSMARTKKQLLSFLLRNGYRYKGKAHWGEPHMRYLRELVLADPAQKVVLEEYLQRIDFAVKQVERIDGQMEALLQTWSRKPLVEALMGFKGFKRTAAMVIVSEIGHFGRFEHPKQLMAYLGLVPSEDSSGGRRRQGSITKCGNSHARWMLVESAEHYRKPPKIAKGLSVRQEGLSREVKIISWHAQNRLNKRWNKLIFRGMHPNKIRVAVARELSSYIWDLAKIVG
- a CDS encoding IS256 family transposase, encoding MDRDQKTTEDTTKKIIEIDDSAVRGHLQELVRGSVEETLNGLLDAEADTLCGAKRYERSPDRVDSRAGHYERGLETQAGSVKLKVPKLRSIPFETQIIERYRRRESSVEEALMEMYLAGVSVRRVEDITQALWGTRVSPGTVSNLNQKVYERIEKWRTRPIDGEYPYVYLDGICLKRSWGGEVKNVSVLVAIGVNAEGYREILGAAEGEKEDKAGWQAFLRDLKERGLKGVRLIVSDKCLGLVESVAEVYPSADWQRCVVHWYRNIFQNVPRQKVKAVAAMLKAIHAQEDREAALEKAQAVVEKLKGMKLNKAADHVQRTVDETLSYMSYPEEHWRRIRTNNPLERIMREIRRRTRVVGSFPDGQSALMLVAARLRHIAGTKWGTRRYLNMTRLYELEQLKKNAA